One Pseudoliparis swirei isolate HS2019 ecotype Mariana Trench chromosome 4, NWPU_hadal_v1, whole genome shotgun sequence genomic window carries:
- the LOC130192300 gene encoding photoreceptor-specific nuclear receptor-like has translation MMEDHLLKIPMVPSSSLSESSGSGGMDDSRGAKSPSPGKALSPALVCKVCGDTSSGKHYSIYACNGCSGFFKRSVRRRLIYRCQAGTGMCPVDKAHRNQCQACRLKKCLQAGMNKDAVQNERQPRSTAQVRLDCIDVDPDKEHLATTREPASSSSSSTSSSSSASSSSVITWPHITSSVSISSSAAPQRCVSPQNNHRFMASLMTAETCAKLEPEDVDENIDVTSNEPERESSEYHMALYPSSSENVYETSARLLFMSVKWAKNLPVFSNLPFRDQVILLEEAWSELFLLCAIQWSLPLDSCPLLSLPDLCPGMQGKTSYTSLDLRLLQEVFSRFKALAVDPTEFACLKAIVLFKPETRGLKDPEQVENLQDQSQVMLGQHIRSHYPSQPARFGKLLLLLPSLRFVNSERIELLFFHRTIGNTPMEKLLCDMFKN, from the exons ATGATGGAGGATCACCTGTTGAAGATCCCCATGGTGCCGTCCTCTTCCCTCAGTGAGTCCTCTGGGAGCGGCGGGATGGACGACAGCAGAGGAG CCAAGAGTCCGTCCCCGGGCAAAGCTCTGAGCCCGGCTCTGGTGTGCAAAGTGTGCGGAGACACCAGCAGCGGCAAACACTACAGCATCTACGCCTGCAACGGCTGCAGCGGCTTCTTCAAGCGCAgcgtgaggaggaggctcatctacag GTGCCAGGCCGGTACCGGCATGTGTCCAGTGGACAAAGCTCACCGGAACCAGTGTCAGGCGTGCCGGCTGAAGAAGTGCCTGCAGGCGGGCATGAACAAGGACG CAGTACAGAACGAGCGGCAGCCTCGCAGCACAGCTCAGGTCCGCCTGGACTGCATCGACGTGGACCCCGACAAGGAACATCTGGCCACCACGCGGGAgcccgcctcctcttcctcctcctctacttcctcctcttcctccgcctcctcctcctcagtcatcACGTGGCCCCACATCACCTCCTCCGTGTCCATCTCCTCCTCGGCGGCCCCCCAGCGCTGCGTCAGTCCCCAGAACAACCACCGCTTCATGGCCAGCCTCATGACGGCCGAGACCTGCGCCAAGCTGGAACCCGAGGACG TTGACGAAAACATTGACGTGACGAGCAACGAGCCGGAGCGCGAGTCCTCGGAGTACCACATGGCTCTGTACCCGTCCAGCTCCGAGAACGTGTACGAGACCTCGGCCCGGCTGCTCTTCATGTCGGTGAAATGGGCCAAGAACCTGCCGGTGTTTTCCAACCTGCCCTTCAGAGACCAG GTGATCCTGCTGGAGGAGGCGTGGAGCGAGCTCTTCCTGCTCTGTGCCATCCAGTGGTCTCTGCCTCTGGACAGCTGCCCGCTGCTCTCTCTGCCCGACCTCTGCCCAGGCATGCAGGGCAAGACCAGCTACACCAGCCTGGACCtgcgcctcctgcaggaggtctTCAGCCGCTTCAAGGCCCTCGCCGTCGATCCCACTGAGTTCGCCTGCCTCAAGGCCATCGTGCTCTTCAAGCCAG AGACTCGTGGGTTGAAAGACCCAGAACAAGTGGAGAACCTGCAGGATCAGTCTCAGGTGATGCTGGGACAACACATCCGCTCACACTACCCCAGTCAACCAGCCAG GTTTGGaaagctgcttcttcttcttccctctctgcGTTTC